Part of the Haliotis asinina isolate JCU_RB_2024 chromosome 8, JCU_Hal_asi_v2, whole genome shotgun sequence genome is shown below.
AAAATCACCTTGTTTCTGAAATCAGTTTGTGTTTAGGGCCTGTAACATCAAATACCTCTTTTGTCAGAACAAACTGAATTCATCTCGTACGTCGATGCACACGAAAGTAGAGTATAACAGCTCCTGTTCTTGTTGATGTTAATCAAACCACTATTTAATGTGGAAAACACAGgtaaattttgaattttatacTATCCAGAGCTTCCTAGTGCGACAAGTTTTCTATTGAGTTCTGAAAAATGGGCGCCTTTGTTCTCCCAAGCACTCAGGAATGGCCACCTCTGTGTGCATCCCTGTTCTTGATTCAGACTAAAGCATTGCTACAAACGtaacaaattaaaaatattgGCAAACTGAAGGCAACACACCATTAGAAAACAGATCCTTGGCATAACCAGTCCCTTTGCCCTTGAGTGTTAAATAGTTAAATATGAGCAATTTTCATTCTACGAATTCTATTTAGCGtaaatgtgaaataaaaaacACCGACACATATTTGCTGGCTTTTTTTCCATGTGAGCCCCATGCATTTGACCTTGACAGGATGAAGCTCCTGGCTACAGCGCTCGTTCAACATCAATGGCACGTCGAGCTTAAAACACACGAGAGACAGGGCATGCTTCCATTTTGAAAAGCCTGATAGTAGCAAGTTGAGCCCAGTAGTGACGCGAACAGCCGAAGTATTTGCTGTCGTCGTTCTCTCACGATGAGGCCGCATGTCGCAGCTAGCTGGCGACCTAGGGATCCCTCCAGAAACATTGGTATGTTGTGCCGCCACACAACAAACCGAGTAAGCATATAGACAGAGGAACCTTCCTAAAGACCTGTTGGTTTACTGGTTTGGTCAAAGCCCGTTTTGGTCGGGAAAAGGATGGCGATGTTGAGAGTTGACTTGCTGCCCGACCTTACTCAATATTGACACAAGCGGGGACTCTATTGTCGGCGCTGGTTGCGCCCTTTTATCTTCTCGCGTTTGGCAACACATATTTTTTGTGGGTGGGTTGCGGATTCAGGTCTGGATTTACCGAGCCTTTCTCGCCATCACGGACATCGGGTATTTAATGTGGGTATGGTATCCGCGCCGGATGTAGAGAACGCGGCCAAAAACGACGTGGACAATTAGCGCCACCCAGCAGGTGCTTGTGACTATGTTGACCAACCATTGCCCAACTTGCTGGACAATAAGGCTACACAACAACGATATTTCTTCCTCTTGGTCCAACCTGTTGGACAATATAACAATACAAGCATACCACCCTGTCCCCTACACAGGCACGATCCTTAAGCTACCTCAAGATAAATCTTACAAATATGAATACAAggtatgtttgttttgattaaaGAAATACATGATGTCGGAAAAAGGGTTGAACAAGGTAGTTTAGTTCTGAAACATGTTCCTGTCAgacttttgtattttattgtttgtCTTAAGTTTAATTAGGTCTACATGTTATCTCAAATGTGTGAACCGTTGTGTACGAATACAGGTGACATATGCTCGTACAACTTGTATGTTTTACGTGCATTGATTGGgtgtacaaacacatgcaatCTAACATGTACCTTTCGACAAATGTACGAACGGGATTtataacaaatacatgtaactcTGATGCGAGACACACCCAAGGGACTGGAGCTCACCTTTCTTCATATATTAGCGCATGAAACCATTTTGAAATGACACAAATATTTACCGTCTTTTTCCGCAATGTAAATGTGGTATTCAAACCTTGTCTATTGATTTGATTATTGACTGTAGAAATTACGTGATTATGACAAGAGAACGTACGTAGTCATTGGTATAGCATTCATAAGGGGCATGATAGATGCTTTACTCATACTGACCTTTAAAAGTTCAGCAACGCCCAGTATATTCTTTGCATTATCTAAATACTGTCTCCAACGTATTTGAACGGTTTTCGTTTAAACAAAATCCTTAAAAAACAATAATAGCTGTTCTGAGTCATCGTGAGTGGTTTAGATAACGGGTGGATGTTATGCCATATATTGCCAATTTTAGCACTTTACgattgtatattttcatttggaaAGAAGTTAACAGATGCGGTTCGTGTAAACATAGACATATGCATATCGGCCGATGGAGAAAAAAGGGATTTATTTTAGGTCTtgcattttgtaaaatgatTATCAACGTCCCGAGGAAGCCTAACTGTAAGGATGAAAATGACTTTAATTTCTAACActgataaaatgtgtgaagttcacTTTTGGTATTCCTAAGAACAGGGGTTCTGTCGGGCTAAAGAAAGCATACACTTGAACCATCGATTTAACAAAAAATCTCAACGCTACCAAGCTGAAAACACTTGCTAAAGGAGAGCATGCGCCTGACAAGTATCAGCCGTCAGCACTTTTCATTtcttatttgatattttgtgcaaatatcaaacaagGATACTTTATTTTGCCCGGCAGTGTATAATCATCTCTATGAACCcagtgtgagtgggtgtgtgtgttgtaatgATTTAATATGTTTGGTGTAATAGTCTCTTTGAATAGTTTCTTGTCACATCATGGCATGTCAGATTGATATGGAGGAAGGCCggaggaatgagtgagtgagtttagttttacgccgcttttaggaatattccagcaatatcgcagctagggacaccagaaatgggctttacacattgtgcacatgtggggaatcgaaccaaaggtcttcggcgtgacgtgctTTACCCTCTCCGGCGACCCACCGCCCGGTCGGAAGAAGGGGTCCATATATTTGCATCAGGAAACGCACCAGGAACTACCACAAATTGAAATGTACCACAACTGAGTTGGTCTCTTTAGACATGTCCTTCCTGTAATTTGGAATTTCTCTGGTTTGGGGGGTCTCCACATTGAATGGCTTCCCGGCACAGTGTGAAGGCATGTTTGTTTTATCGTTTGTTTCGTCGTGTTTCCCCGTTCATGGTTTTCTTTTTACCGCTAACGTTCTTGCACACTGGCGCTCGCAAATGCCGATGGGCTAAGATACCTCGTAAAGCGTGAGAACTTGGATTGAAACTATTTTCTGAAAAGAAATTTCAATCGTTGCATTCGTCCTTAAGATGTAAAAATACCTGCAAATAAATACGAATTCGAAAAGTATCGTGACAGTGTTTATCCTTCTTGTTTTTTCTGTGTCGTGCTTCAACACGGGTGTTTAACCATTTCCCATGGCGTTCAGATAAGGGGCTGTGTAGGTGTAGTGTAAGTTGTATGGGTCAGtatgcgaaatagtttccaaatattGCTGGACACTCGGACTAGCTATGCCTAAAAGCTACTAGccaacaaaataattcactagcccaaaTTTTGAACGGAGAAACCAAGCAAAAGATTTAGAAAAGGTAAAATGCCTTATTTTATCCGTTAAAAACATTGCATGACTTAAACGTGTATTACAACTTGACAAGTCGGAGAATCCCATATATTTTTTACAATGTTGAACTGATACTTCCCTTGCCAGTCGGGcaagtgactgtggagatttactggcccgactagATTTTTACTTGCCACGCACTAGCGGTGTGATGTGGGCGAAGATATGTCTGGGTCTAGTGTACCAGTCAGTGTGTCTGTTTTGACTCAGATAGTGACTTGGTTAGATTGAattatcaattaacatcagagTCAACACAGCGAATCAAATACAATGTTGTCCTACTTGTCATCACGTGACTCCACAATCAAGCCCCGCACAATCAAGCCCCGCACAATCAAGCCCCGCACTATCTCTCCAGCATGATATCCAGACATCAACCTGTCACATCTCTTCGATCCTCTCACCAGTTTCTCCTTCAGCCACCTGCAAAAAAACCCAGTCGCATCACCAGCCGTTATTTTCAAATTGCCGGACCAAACTGGTGTAATGAACTCACTCCCGCAACACCTGAAATCTAACCACGGCCTGGACTCATTCAAATCACAGCTAAAGACTCATCACTTATTTGAAGCATACAACTTTCCATCAGAGTCTCAAGCACTGCAGAACAGTTTATTCTGGATATGGCGCTATGTATGTttttagacagacagacagacagacagacagacgtgtagatagatagatagatagatagatagatagatagatacgaGGCGTGGAAACTAAAGCATTCAATCAAGACGATAAGGATATATTTATCATCAATATTGGATGGGAAACTAAAGAGATCATTTGTCTCCAGTAAGGGATTATCTTGGGAAGGTAAGGAGTTCCTTAAGAACCAATAAAAGATTCTACTTAGTGGGAAATCAAGAAGTCCATTTGTGCTATTCAATCAAAGATTCTGCGGGAAGATACGGATGCCGTGTATTATTAATAAATGATTCCGTTTGGAAGATACGTTCATTTAATATTAGTAAGGGATTCTGCTGGGTGAGGAACAAGGAGTCCATTAATGAGGAACACAGGATTCTGCGGGAAGACATAGGGAATCCATTAATGGATATTACGTGTTTTGGTGAGATGGAAAGCTatgttaacaaatgattctattgGGATTCTACGAGGTGTACAACGATAAAGGATTCTTCTGACAGATTATGAGTTAAACAGAGAAGGATTCTTCATAGAAACTGAAGGTTTAATAACGATCATTCTGAGGAGATTAGGAGCAAAAGGATATAAATAATCAAGGATTCTTTAAGGTACGATTAGAAATGAAAACGACGACAAACGAGTAAGAAAGGTATCTACGTCCATAAGTCCAGGAACGCCATCTCCAGCGCTGTTCGGGAACCACTAGTCACGGTCATCCCGATCTCTGCTGAAcaaatttcactcactcactctcccagtTAAAATACTAATCTGACTCACACAAACATCGACCTGCGGGTAGACACAACGTTTTACTGGGGCTTATAAATTGTTTCACTTTGACAGAAATATAATCTACTCGTTTATCTATTCCAGATTCGTCCCCTTCATTTTCAACAATGACACAATTGACCTTTAGTACTGAATTCGGACCACATAAGGGATCACTCAGTAATCCACCTTGACggacatatgtatatatgttgacCGTTACCAAATGCATTAGGCCCGtgatggtcccggggtagaatgggccttcagcaacctacgcttgccacaaaaggcgactatgcttgtaagaggcgactaatgggatcgagtggtcaggctcgctgacttggttgacacgtcatcggttcccatttgcgcagatcgatcactggattgttgatcactggattgtctggtccagactcgattatttacagaccgcccccatattgctggtatattgcttagtgcggcgtaaaactaaagtcactcactcactcatttaatgaATGCATTGTATGACACAGTGCAGCTGTCAATCTTTACCGTCTTttagccgccatatagctggaatattgctgagtgcggtgtaaaactaaacttactcactcactaccgtCTTTTAAATGTGTGTCTTTTCATGAGTACGAATGTTTGcccatgtatgtgtgtttaGGATGCGCATGGGATTGCAATGCTGCACTCTTAAGACACTTTCCAATTAATTACGTATTGAACTAAAGAAAAGAATAACTTACCTACTCCATGCAGTCATCAAGTCCCAATATGCGATGCGTCCAGACCTGTGACACCTGTGAAGATTTAAAATTGAATCTTCACCAACCCaggtttgtcgtaagaggcgactaacgggatcgggtgatcaggctcgctgacttcagACCTGCCAACTCTCACGCCTTTGGCTTGAGACTCACGGTTTTTAAGCATTTGTCACGCTCTCACGGCAGACATTGATAATCTCacgctttaaaaaaaaaaaaaattaacgtATATTAATCAAAGCCACTTTTTCACTCATTTTTCGCTTATCAGTTCCACTTTTAAGGTATTAAAAACACACTTTTCTTCAGTCTTCGCCCTGGACCCGGCCGGGGCCTGCAGCCCCTGAACCCCGGCGTCTCCAGCTTTTTCTCTTTGTGGGGTTGGAAGCTCTGTGACACCTCAACTgcgtagatcactggattgtctggtccggttcgattatttacagctggaatattgccgagtgcagcatAAACTGAACTCACACACCCGATTTGTGTCTGATAAATGTCGGTCGAACCATCGATATGTAAAGAAAGTGACGCAAGAACATTTCATATGTATCGTAGTCTTTATggcaagacccgtgaaggtcccggggtagaataggccttcagcaacccatgcttgcgactatgcttgtcgtaagaggcgactaacgggatcgggtggtcaggctcgctgacttggttgacacatgtcatcggttcccaattgcacagatcgatgctcatgttgttgatcactggattgtctggtccagactcgattatttacagaccgctgccatatagttggaatattgctgagtgtggcgtaaaattaaactcactcactcactttatggcAATGTGTGCAGCTTCATCCTTCTCTACATCTGGCCATCTGCAGCGTGCGAAGCTTCGCCCCCTTCCATAAACAGACCGTCAGCAGTGTGTGGAGCTTCGCCCCACTCCAAAACCAGACCACCAGCAGTGTCCAGAATTACCATCAGGGATATATGCAGTTTCGCTCCTGTTATTACACAGGTCGTCAGCAGTGTGTGGAGCTTGTAATCAAAACTGTGTGAGAAATAGCACCATTTCCAAGCGCCACATTACTGtaagtgatatattttcaagtcTGTTGGGGTTTTCACCCACATAATTTGGTGTTTGCGAATACTTTTGTGTATTTTGCGCAAATAAGGAAATAAGCTGTTGTTGACGGAAGAATGTGTATGTCAAGCACGTCCATTAGCTGGTACAAAATGATCTTGGTTGTATTCACAGTTTAGAGAATGGTGTAGAACCCGACAAAACCTGTATATAGCTATCCCGTTGTAAACAGCAACGACCAACAAAACTAGTTGAGACGGACGCTGGTTCAGATGACGCTTTGTGTCTAATACAACACTGACTAAACACCAAAACTAAAACTatttccatacaaacttacacacgAAACTAAATAGTTCCTGTTGTGTAATACGCCCAAACCACGATGCGTGGCAGTGTTTGCTTGTTCTGTAAATCCTTTCCTTCGGTGAGGTTGAGGGGCTATCATTCTATCATGACATTAAATACCTCAGGATTAACATCCAACAAAGATACAGACTGTTCACATGTTATTTGCACATACTGCAAATCCAGGTCTACTGAAGACGTCTTCCGTGCCCTATTTATTTGCAGTGACTTCGCCTTACAGTTTACatattcaaatgttttaaatactGTTAAGTCAGCAGCTTTCTTTAACAAACAGGTTTATCTAAGACTTCTTGATTGAGTGAACGTTCTGTCAGTCAGGTGACTGCAACAATATTTTGACCACTCGTTTGAAATCTGGGGTACACAGCCAAAGGACTGAATAAGCTGTGATTATTGTCTGAGAAATTCGTATCTTTACTCTAGCCAAATGTCAATGGGCGTTGTTACCCGGGGTTGGGTTATATTGTAGTCATTTTTAACTCATCATGACCTCTGACATAATTACCGTTTTACTAATGGCAGTCCATATTTCTGTTAAGAATGATATACTTGAATATTCAAACCTTTATCCTATAAGAATATCACTCAAAAAAGATGTAGTTTATCTATAAAACAACTGGTTACTTAGTCTTAAGTTCTGTCGTCGACACATCAACTGAACAGGATTATGTCACTGCACTTGTTAATAAGTTTCAGAGTGGGACTGTGGATAGCGTTCAGAAGAGGTGTACATAAAGGAGAGAATTTATTGATGCCTGTGTCTAATATGTGGAAAACGACGTTTCAGTTAGTAAGTATGGTTCTACgacgcttttagaaatattccagcagtatcacggcgagGACACCAggagtgggcttcacacaatgtgcccatgaggggaatcgaacccggtcttcaggTCACCCCATGACATTTCGGgtgatgaagaagaatgaaCATACTCCGAACCAGTGTGGTCCTCATGAAATAAACAGATATGAACATCAATAAATTGTCTCCTTCGCATGCTGATAGAAAACCTAAGTATATACATTTTTGTCCTGATACATGAACACGTATCCATGGCAACGACATTCTGGGGAGGTGCCGATGCACAgcaacagaaaaacaaaacactgtcCAAGATGAGCAAGATTGTCATTTAATATACATTCGTCATCACAGTCACCACATATGTACAATTCAGAGAAGACAAATTCTCTCACACATAAAATACTGCTCCGTCTCTCATACAACCAGCATGGATTTCACCACAGCATAATACATTACAAAGTTTCAACAAAACCATTCTTACATCACCAAACTTACACATACCGTTTCTTTGTCCGCACTGCCAAGCTTCTTTTAGAAAGAAAATGGCAGCTAGGGTTTGGACTATAAGCCCAGCACGTAATGATTGTGCTGTTTATTATTAAAACATCTTTACGTATCGCGCAAGTCATTAAAAGTCCATTGGTATTTTTTTCCAAGATTAGGTTGGCCGTTTTTACCACCAGCCGTCACGATAGCTGGGCCCAAGTCTCGTAAAATCTCGAAACTTGTAAGTCACATTGCACTTGTTGTGTGTACATTATTCCCCTCCGCACTCGCAGTGAAGGTCAATAACCAGTCATTCGTCATCCAAGTCCTTTTCCTCACATCCTAACATTTCCAAACCGAAAATGTCAGTTCCCCATTGCAACAGAAAGTTTCCTTCTATCAAAGAGAATGTACACCATATGGGAAAGATCTAAAAAACCATTGACTTTTTCTTTCATGGCGGCAGAAAGGTTGCTGCTTCATGTTAGAGGCAAAAAGTAAATGTTAATTTTCAAACTCATGCTTTACACTTACGCTCGGAAAATTCGCTAACAACAGCACAGTTCACGGCGTAGCCGTATGGAAAGGCCGAAACATCAAAAAGTACATATTTAATACATCACAGAATTCGTCAAATGCCAGATATGGGTTTTTAGAGGCATGTGTCAAAATCGTAGTGTTTCAAGAGTTCTATTTTGCGTGAAAATAGCAAACACTTGGTACCTGCTACAGCACACGTGCACTTGGGAAGTAAGTCTGGGCATGTTACAAATGTCGGCAAACTCGATGACCCAACAGCCTTAAAGCTCCTAAATTTCCTATTTGTTCAGATAtgaatatgttcatttataATATAGGGGGAAAGGCTTTATATAGCTGTTACGCTTTGTAGTAACAATACCAGTAGAGCGTTCATTGTTACCAGCAGTAAACCTGTGCTGTTGATATGCTTTTGACATTAAAAATCACATTAAAGCTGGGACGAAAAAACGATATCGTGTTAGCAGCATGGGCGGACTTCATGGAACACATGCATCCTGCCGAAATGGTTAGATAACTTTCGATAATACTGAGGTCAGGGGTGAAAAATATGTTTCGGGTCTCGGGATAAGTTGAAAAGTAAGCTTTGAAGAAGTTAGAGATTTACATGATAACAGCCGCCTAAGTCTCGGTATTGACATCATTACCATAAGAAGCGAAAGGTAATCCTTGGTGCAATAATGGGCCTTTGAATCCAGACAGGTAGCAAAACACTGATGTGGGGTACATGTAAACTGACACCCCCTTCTGGTGCGGAGGGGGTAATAAGACGAAGGGGGTCAAGACTCCACCCAACTGTGGTCCTCGGGGGACCCTGTGTGGCAGCAGGATTTGTGGACGAAACTTTTCACCTCGTACACCACCGCTTGCAAGTCCCCAACTTGGTTCGTCTTTTTGACAGAAGCACCACCAGCATTATCACATGGTACTGTCGGTTTATCAAGTCTTGTAGTTGGTGCATTGTGGTACAGTAGTATGTTGGACGTGTAGGTCTTTGGAAGCACATTATTAGCATGGAAAGCACGTTTCTCCATGAACTTTTTAGTCTGTTTTGGTGAGGCTAGATTGAGCGTGTGGGTGTCCTGGTCAGCGTGAGACTGGGATCTGTGTTTTAATTTCTCCCTTTTCCCCGTACCTTGTACTGTTAAAATGTTCCTCCTTGGTCCTTTACAATCACATCGTAACGCCTCCCAAATCATCCGTCCATACTTGTGCTTAATCCGGCCGTTGTGCTGTGCATAGATGTACGGGTCCAGAGCACTATTGAGAAACACGAGGGCAATGCCACACAACTTTACCTGATACAGAATGATAGACTCTCCTGTAATGAGTTCCACGAACTGAGACACCACTAAAGGACTCCAGCACAACACAATAGTCAGTATCACCACTAAGCACATTGTCACCGCCTTGTTTTCCTTGTCAAGAATTGCCTGGTTGCTGCAACATTGGCAGTATCTTCCAGGATAGAGTCTCTTGCCTTTGTCCTTTGGTACCAACGCTAATGGTCGTTTGTCTAGGGGCTTCTTGTCTTGGGACTTTGGCTTCGGAGGTCTGTAGATGGTGGTCTGGGTGCCTGGGGATTTTAATGTACGGACTTGACTTTGTGTTCTCACTGCTCGTGCTATGATTAGATATGATACAATGATTATTGCAAAGCCGAGTAAAGCCACGGGGCTGATGAAGAACAGGATGAAGTTGTGGGTTTTCATATTCGCACTGTTGATGATGACTTGGCAGTTGTGGAAGGAGTCGCTCCAGTTCGAAGTCACATGCATGGTGCCACCCAATGCTGTTGAGAGGCTTATGAACCACACTGTTCCTAGAATAACGGCTGTCTGAGTGGGTGTGAGCGTCCCCTTGGCATGTCCCACAACTCGGGCCTGCCTGTGGATTGCGATGGCGACGATGGTGAGCAGAGACAACATCCCACACACTGTCCCGAGGAATAGGAAGCTTCCGCAGAAGAGTCTCGGTGTGGGCGGGTCTGTGAATAACAGGTAGAGAAACACAGGGGACAAGCAGGTACACAGAATGAAGTCCGTTCCCGCAAGGTTCACTATCAGCAGATCGAAGTTCGATCTGAGCTTCCGACACTTGATGGCCGACAGGATGACAACTCCGTTGCCCACAGATCCCAGGATCAACACAAACAATACCAGGACGGTACACACCGCTAGGGAGGCGGTATGGACGGACCCCTGGAACACTGCAAGCTCCATAGCCGGTCGAGTACAGTTGTAAACACGAGGAACTGCCATCACCCACGTGCCTAACCGTCAGGGTTGGGGATTCGGGAAGAGGTGGAGTACATCATGACGCCATCTTACCCTTGTCTGTCCATCTGAATCAGGTAAAGGGCAcagtttcggtatagattctgcACAACTATCCCGATCCTCGATCCACCGTCCGCTCCTTGTTGTTGGGAGCGCCTAGCGTTGGCCGTCTCGCCCGTACTGGTGTAGTGTATCGCTTCTGCTTCACTGGTACTCAGCAATAAGTCCGGCCCGGGCTCGGCGAGGCTCGTCAGTCGGCACTGGAGCGTGTTGAAGCTTCTATAGTCTCGACTGTAAAGCCTGCGAGAGGAAATGAATACATGCAATCAGCTGGAAGTATCTCTAAAGAACTTGCCAAAAGTTTTAGCCTTAAATTTCCCACAACTTCTACGTGAGCGCGCGAGGACTGCACCCGTGCACACCCTCGAGATTTATCGTCTGCTACAAACTCCCGTCTCGTGCTGAGATGACTGACCGAATTTCTTTCAGGATCTTGAGCGCTTTACGTTAT
Proteins encoded:
- the LOC137294887 gene encoding probable G-protein coupled receptor 75, with the protein product MAVPRVYNCTRPAMELAVFQGSVHTASLAVCTVLVLFVLILGSVGNGVVILSAIKCRKLRSNFDLLIVNLAGTDFILCTCLSPVFLYLLFTDPPTPRLFCGSFLFLGTVCGMLSLLTIVAIAIHRQARVVGHAKGTLTPTQTAVILGTVWFISLSTALGGTMHVTSNWSDSFHNCQVIINSANMKTHNFILFFISPVALLGFAIIIVSYLIIARAVRTQSQVRTLKSPGTQTTIYRPPKPKSQDKKPLDKRPLALVPKDKGKRLYPGRYCQCCSNQAILDKENKAVTMCLVVILTIVLCWSPLVVSQFVELITGESIILYQVKLCGIALVFLNSALDPYIYAQHNGRIKHKYGRMIWEALRCDCKGPRRNILTVQGTGKREKLKHRSQSHADQDTHTLNLASPKQTKKFMEKRAFHANNVLPKTYTSNILLYHNAPTTRLDKPTVPCDNAGGASVKKTNQVGDLQAVVYEVKSFVHKSCCHTGSPEDHSWVES